A genomic region of Vibrio sp. 10N contains the following coding sequences:
- a CDS encoding restriction endonuclease subunit S → MSKLPKGWVESSLIDLAKFIDYRGRTPKKTEEGIPLITAKNIKDGFINREPREFIAEADYDGWMTRGIPIVGDVLLTTEAPLGNVAQIDIKEKFALAQRAICFQFYKNEVERFVYYYLRSPLFNQKLGLNSTGSTVKGIKAATLKKLPVHIAPLTEQKRIVEKLDEVLAQVDTIKARLDGIPDLLKRFRQSVLAAAVSGKLTETSSSIWLEGELSDVATFQNGYAFKSGWFSDEGDFQVIKLGNVKDDYLKLDTAPAYLNSKQAQEYLKFKPSVGDILLSMTGTKFKRDYGFACLVERDLPVLINQRVGRILPERKKVIPEYLHLYLRSELFRNQFFAGETGGVNQGNVGSKHIMSCKLSIPSMETQNLIASKARNLFDLANTIEAQVKKAQVRVDNLTQSILAKAFRGELVPQDPNDEPADKLLERIAEARKEAEALAKAAKKAENAKKRAAKKAAENN, encoded by the coding sequence ATGAGTAAGTTGCCGAAGGGGTGGGTTGAGTCGTCACTAATTGACTTAGCTAAGTTTATTGATTATCGAGGACGTACTCCAAAAAAAACTGAGGAAGGTATCCCCTTAATCACGGCTAAGAACATTAAAGATGGTTTTATCAATCGCGAACCGAGGGAGTTTATTGCTGAAGCTGACTACGATGGCTGGATGACTAGAGGTATACCTATAGTAGGGGATGTTTTGTTAACTACAGAAGCTCCTCTAGGTAACGTTGCTCAGATTGATATAAAAGAAAAATTTGCTTTGGCACAAAGAGCGATTTGTTTTCAGTTTTACAAAAATGAAGTAGAACGTTTTGTTTACTACTATCTTCGTTCACCTTTGTTTAACCAAAAGCTTGGATTGAACTCTACTGGTTCAACTGTTAAGGGAATAAAAGCTGCGACGTTGAAAAAACTGCCAGTGCATATAGCACCACTTACCGAACAAAAACGCATCGTCGAAAAACTCGACGAGGTATTGGCACAGGTCGACACCATCAAAGCCCGCCTAGACGGCATCCCTGATTTGCTAAAACGCTTCCGCCAATCGGTACTTGCTGCTGCGGTGTCGGGTAAGTTGACGGAGACTAGCTCTAGCATATGGTTAGAAGGCGAACTATCCGATGTTGCGACATTTCAAAATGGCTATGCTTTTAAGAGTGGGTGGTTTAGTGATGAAGGCGATTTTCAAGTAATCAAGCTTGGTAACGTTAAAGATGACTATTTAAAGTTAGATACAGCACCTGCTTATTTGAATTCTAAGCAAGCACAGGAATACCTTAAATTTAAGCCAAGCGTTGGTGATATTTTACTTTCCATGACGGGGACTAAGTTCAAAAGAGATTATGGTTTTGCATGTTTAGTTGAAAGGGACTTACCGGTGTTAATTAATCAGCGAGTTGGTCGGATTCTTCCTGAGCGTAAAAAGGTAATCCCTGAGTACTTGCACTTGTACCTTCGTTCGGAATTGTTTAGAAACCAGTTTTTTGCAGGAGAGACAGGTGGTGTTAATCAAGGCAATGTCGGTTCAAAGCACATTATGTCTTGTAAATTGTCTATACCAAGTATGGAAACACAAAACTTGATTGCATCTAAAGCTAGGAACCTATTTGATCTCGCTAACACCATCGAAGCACAAGTGAAAAAAGCACAAGTGAGGGTAGATAATCTAACCCAAAGCATTTTAGCAAAAGCCTTCCGTGGTGAACTGGTTCCACAAGATCCAAACGATGAGCCCGCAGACAAGCTTTTAGAGCGCATCGCAGAAGCCCGCAAAGAGGCCGAAGCGCTCGCTAAAGCCGCTAAAAAAGCAGAGAACGCGAAAAAGCGTGCAGCGAAAAAGGCTGCTGAAAATAATTAA
- a CDS encoding N-6 DNA methylase, with protein sequence MNNNDLVAKLWKLCDNLRDGGVSYQNYVNELASLLFLKMCEETGQEDDLLPEGYRWADLKAKIGQDQHQFYRNMLVQLGADDHAIVRAIFQNVNTTITQPAQLTELVDNMDSLEWFEGDKGKSRDDFGDMYEGLLQKNANETKSGAGQYFTPRSLISTIVKLMQPQPREIIQDPAAGTAGFLIEADKYIKAQTNDLDDLDDDDQEFQMTKAFVGLELVPETRRLALMNCLLHDIEGDEDEGAIRLGNTLGSAGESLPKANVILTNPPFGSAASTNITRTFVHPTGNKQLCFMQHIYDALEPGGRAAVVIPDNVLFEGGKGTEIRRDLMDKCNLHTILRLPTGIFYAQGVKTNVLFFQKGTPENPAQDKGCTKETWVFDMRTNMNTFGKRRPLTDKHFDVFVDAYGSDANGQSDRVEGVYETLGNVFAEGESSVEQTIENARFRKFSREYIRDQKGDSLDISWLKDLEATSAENLPEPEVLAGEAMAELTEAMSEIYQLMQALGANDEAESQKQLLEEAFGLAEKPEAE encoded by the coding sequence ATGAACAACAACGATCTCGTCGCCAAACTCTGGAAACTCTGTGACAACCTACGTGATGGTGGGGTGTCATACCAAAACTACGTTAACGAACTGGCCTCACTGCTGTTTCTTAAAATGTGTGAAGAAACGGGTCAGGAAGATGACCTGTTACCAGAGGGGTACCGCTGGGCGGATTTGAAAGCAAAAATCGGCCAAGACCAACACCAGTTCTACCGCAATATGTTGGTACAGTTGGGCGCCGATGATCACGCGATTGTTCGAGCGATTTTCCAAAACGTCAACACCACTATCACGCAGCCAGCGCAGCTTACCGAGCTAGTGGACAACATGGACAGCCTTGAATGGTTTGAAGGTGATAAGGGCAAGAGCCGTGATGATTTTGGTGACATGTACGAAGGCCTACTACAAAAGAACGCGAACGAGACCAAATCAGGAGCTGGTCAGTACTTTACGCCGCGTTCGCTTATCAGCACCATCGTTAAACTTATGCAGCCGCAGCCGCGTGAAATCATTCAAGATCCAGCAGCAGGCACAGCAGGCTTTTTGATTGAAGCTGATAAATACATCAAAGCGCAAACCAACGATCTTGATGACCTCGATGATGATGACCAAGAGTTCCAAATGACCAAAGCCTTTGTGGGTTTGGAACTGGTGCCAGAGACCCGTCGTCTTGCACTGATGAACTGCTTGCTACATGACATCGAGGGCGATGAAGATGAAGGGGCTATTCGCCTTGGTAATACACTAGGTAGTGCGGGTGAAAGCTTGCCAAAAGCCAACGTGATTTTGACTAACCCTCCATTCGGTAGTGCCGCAAGCACCAACATTACTCGCACCTTTGTTCACCCAACGGGTAACAAACAGCTTTGTTTTATGCAGCATATCTACGATGCGCTAGAGCCAGGTGGCCGTGCTGCGGTTGTTATCCCAGATAACGTCTTGTTTGAAGGCGGTAAAGGTACAGAAATCCGTCGAGACTTAATGGACAAATGTAACCTGCACACCATCCTACGCTTGCCAACGGGCATCTTCTACGCGCAAGGGGTGAAGACTAATGTGCTGTTTTTCCAAAAAGGCACGCCAGAGAATCCAGCTCAGGACAAAGGTTGCACCAAGGAGACTTGGGTATTTGATATGCGAACCAATATGAACACCTTTGGTAAACGCCGCCCACTAACAGACAAACACTTCGATGTATTTGTAGACGCATACGGTAGCGATGCGAATGGTCAATCTGATCGTGTTGAAGGTGTATACGAAACGTTAGGTAACGTGTTTGCAGAAGGCGAATCTTCAGTAGAGCAAACCATCGAAAATGCACGTTTCCGCAAGTTCAGCCGTGAATATATTCGCGACCAAAAAGGCGATAGCTTAGATATCTCATGGCTTAAAGATCTCGAAGCCACGAGTGCGGAAAACCTACCAGAGCCAGAAGTGCTTGCCGGAGAAGCAATGGCAGAACTCACTGAAGCCATGTCTGAGATCTACCAACTGATGCAAGCACTTGGTGCGAACGATGAAGCTGAGTCACAAAAACAATTGCTTGAAGAAGCCTTTGGCTTGGCAGAAAAGCCGGAGGCAGAGTAA
- a CDS encoding McrB family protein: METSNQYSGETSLAQFFNQYKDATAKWHTGYTRTCETIQNDPDITDETLALIWYQRDNYVSSLMQGAPSQEEFERAKSSLRELTLRIKAEPSAEMYSEAQRLMLEYKSKQLLNKNYKALLNRAFSAIAPRICISTVDDRYLIRALTYLNKRFDLGLSLKGNWFELNQAYTTALRAHLPEDYDHFLANMATWQVYEDLKENRLGDGEIQEKANNSYTSESSMTAVKSSEPLNQILYGPPGTGKTYHTIEAAVKAAEPEFYLELNIDQKVGATAEQRATLQKKYQELCDAKRIRFVTFHQSYGYEEFVEGLSANSVDGQVSYDVKSGIFKSICEQATQGIEQDNDPLEIAIAALKEELEEGSSLSLSTQRGKAFDIQYHGNTTFRAFPHETSHEDLGNGYPVAIDSIRKLYRGANVREFYNPSYVKAILKYLVTKYKLPEKPATSAQNAKNFVLVIDEINRGNISKIFGELITLIEDSKRSGKGQTESIEVVLPHSGETFSVPNNLYLIGTMNTADRSLAMMDTALRRRFEFVEMMPKPSLLSSIMVKGIDLEQFLETLNQRIEVLYDHEHTLGHAFFMPVKECVEQGDDTQAFIVLKSVFQNKIIPLLEEYFFEDWNKIRLVLADNQKAENSQLESLQFISEQKLTTAALGTLFGHNHGLNQYGEEQQKFTLKDKTDSVWDNPSAYIGIYSLGQASGD, encoded by the coding sequence ATGGAAACGTCAAATCAATATTCAGGTGAAACCAGCTTAGCGCAGTTTTTCAACCAGTATAAAGATGCCACTGCAAAGTGGCACACTGGTTACACGCGTACTTGTGAAACTATTCAAAATGATCCCGACATTACAGATGAAACGTTAGCGTTGATTTGGTATCAGCGTGATAACTATGTTTCAAGTCTAATGCAAGGGGCCCCGTCTCAAGAAGAATTTGAGAGAGCGAAGTCATCGCTGCGGGAGTTAACGCTGCGTATAAAGGCTGAACCATCAGCAGAGATGTACTCAGAAGCTCAGCGGCTAATGCTCGAATACAAATCTAAACAGTTACTCAATAAAAACTATAAAGCGCTGCTTAACAGAGCCTTTTCTGCAATAGCTCCTCGCATATGCATTTCAACAGTAGATGACCGCTATTTAATTAGGGCATTGACTTACCTTAACAAGCGTTTCGATTTGGGCTTGTCACTTAAAGGCAATTGGTTCGAACTTAATCAAGCTTATACAACGGCGTTAAGAGCGCACCTTCCTGAAGACTATGACCATTTTCTTGCGAACATGGCAACATGGCAAGTTTATGAGGATCTTAAAGAAAACCGTCTAGGTGATGGTGAAATACAAGAAAAGGCAAATAATTCGTATACATCGGAAAGCAGCATGACAGCAGTCAAAAGTTCTGAACCATTGAACCAAATCCTTTATGGCCCACCAGGAACAGGTAAAACCTACCACACTATTGAAGCAGCAGTAAAAGCCGCAGAGCCAGAGTTTTACCTTGAGCTGAATATCGATCAGAAGGTCGGTGCCACTGCGGAGCAACGTGCTACGCTCCAGAAAAAATACCAAGAACTGTGTGATGCTAAGCGTATCCGCTTTGTCACGTTCCATCAAAGCTATGGCTATGAGGAGTTTGTAGAAGGGTTGAGTGCAAACTCAGTAGATGGACAAGTCTCTTATGATGTCAAATCGGGCATTTTTAAAAGTATTTGCGAGCAGGCGACACAAGGGATAGAGCAAGACAATGACCCGCTGGAAATTGCAATTGCCGCGCTTAAAGAAGAACTTGAAGAAGGCTCTTCACTGTCTTTATCAACGCAAAGAGGTAAGGCGTTCGATATTCAATATCACGGCAATACGACCTTCAGAGCATTTCCCCATGAGACAAGTCATGAAGATTTGGGTAACGGCTATCCTGTTGCTATAGACAGTATTCGTAAGCTCTATCGAGGAGCAAATGTAAGGGAGTTCTATAACCCTTCATACGTAAAAGCCATACTCAAATATTTAGTCACCAAATATAAGCTACCAGAAAAGCCTGCGACCTCTGCACAAAATGCCAAGAACTTTGTTTTAGTTATCGACGAAATTAATCGAGGCAACATTTCAAAGATATTTGGTGAACTGATTACGTTAATAGAAGACTCCAAGCGCTCTGGAAAAGGGCAGACTGAATCAATCGAAGTCGTTCTGCCTCACTCTGGCGAGACGTTTTCTGTGCCAAATAATCTATACCTTATTGGAACGATGAACACTGCTGACCGCTCACTAGCTATGATGGACACCGCATTGCGACGCCGTTTCGAGTTTGTCGAGATGATGCCAAAGCCTAGCCTTTTGAGTAGCATTATGGTTAAAGGCATAGATTTAGAGCAGTTCCTAGAAACTCTAAACCAACGTATTGAAGTACTTTACGACCATGAACACACCTTGGGGCATGCTTTCTTTATGCCAGTCAAGGAATGTGTTGAGCAAGGTGATGATACTCAGGCCTTTATCGTGTTGAAGTCGGTCTTTCAAAACAAAATCATCCCTTTGCTCGAAGAGTACTTCTTTGAAGATTGGAACAAGATCCGTTTGGTGCTAGCGGACAACCAGAAAGCCGAGAATTCCCAATTAGAGAGCTTGCAGTTTATTTCTGAACAAAAGCTTACCACCGCGGCGTTGGGAACTCTGTTTGGCCATAACCATGGCTTAAACCAGTACGGTGAGGAACAACAGAAATTCACACTAAAAGATAAAACCGACAGTGTCTGGGATAATCCTTCTGCCTACATTGGGATCTATTCGTTGGGCCAAGCGTCGGGTGATTAA
- a CDS encoding AAA family ATPase → MAKGKNRKVATNIPTERSKSSVSNGFLGGLLKKAGVPSDEQLLSKLNEDEKQALVALTNQLEHLISENETRKKEQEDAQVEIDFNLEQSAKDHEEAKVKLQSIEGKEASIGVKEKELLAKTSELSIKEKSLLEKEANANAGFVLERQQSLESLKKEYQKIEQKIAHLDEQRRTNEIKILEQQAQSNQRVKEQENIRFEALKNKLLVEQQQLDERQIELDKKIEENKLLNEQLKKKLGAHAVLKKQALEECQREFQTEKVNLENQLKLLEDYRKRDQQEIITLTERIRGYKELEREAKIKELGSPAAVLQRIDELEKDLRDARIKLKGRSEDDLEEELDFYKDRVDDLEEELRDLKQEHEEVKLREGKYKLSMREKLELQKQKDLLELSNAALTHSIEAVKSQLDDLIEKQQSQEVFKELTLMDRKYREPVPAQPVNSLKEFTEELQHRIAISTDVELYYDLDLLRKFMAGLALSPLHVFQGISGTGKTSLVNAFAAAVGGEVTTVPVQAGWRDRDDLIGHYNAFEKRYYEKECLQGLYKAHTPSYENRFNIILLDEMNLSRPEQYFAEFLSAMEQNEQKRKVVLMDSSVANPPKHFVEERKLLLKTNTWFMGTANHDETTFEFADKTHDRAFTLDLEKQVKPEGWVAKSIKNTVIDFDSVDELFVKAQKTHRKLVLDMLKKLTKSDFTAILERQFDIGWGNRLEAQALKFVSVYKECGGHEADALEHLLITRVLRKGKVLGRYDISVEKLKDLKSALGVLFKAFNSPCTRAINIIESEITRKEEGVY, encoded by the coding sequence ATGGCTAAAGGTAAAAATAGAAAAGTTGCAACAAATATTCCTACCGAAAGATCAAAATCCTCAGTTTCAAACGGGTTTCTTGGTGGTCTACTCAAAAAAGCAGGTGTCCCTTCGGATGAGCAACTACTGAGTAAGCTTAATGAAGACGAAAAACAGGCTCTAGTAGCTCTAACAAACCAGCTCGAACATTTAATTTCCGAAAATGAGACTAGAAAGAAAGAACAAGAAGACGCTCAAGTCGAAATTGATTTCAATTTAGAGCAATCAGCCAAAGATCACGAAGAAGCTAAAGTTAAACTCCAATCGATAGAAGGAAAAGAGGCGTCTATTGGAGTAAAAGAGAAAGAGCTGCTAGCGAAAACATCTGAGCTTTCAATTAAAGAGAAGTCGTTATTAGAAAAGGAAGCTAACGCAAACGCAGGTTTTGTTCTGGAACGTCAACAGTCTCTTGAATCTTTAAAAAAAGAGTATCAAAAAATTGAGCAAAAGATTGCGCACCTTGATGAGCAACGAAGAACAAATGAAATCAAAATCCTTGAGCAACAAGCTCAAAGTAACCAACGAGTAAAAGAGCAAGAAAATATCCGATTTGAAGCATTGAAGAACAAGCTGTTGGTTGAGCAGCAGCAGTTAGATGAGCGCCAGATCGAGCTTGACAAAAAAATCGAAGAAAACAAGTTACTAAATGAGCAGCTTAAGAAAAAGCTTGGTGCGCATGCTGTATTGAAAAAACAAGCCTTAGAAGAGTGTCAAAGAGAGTTTCAGACGGAAAAAGTAAATTTAGAAAATCAATTGAAGCTGTTAGAAGATTATCGTAAACGTGATCAACAAGAAATTATAACTCTGACTGAACGTATACGTGGTTACAAAGAGTTGGAAAGAGAAGCTAAAATCAAAGAACTTGGCTCTCCTGCGGCAGTTTTACAACGAATTGATGAGCTTGAAAAAGACCTACGAGATGCACGCATTAAATTAAAAGGTCGCAGTGAAGACGATTTGGAAGAAGAATTAGATTTCTACAAAGATCGAGTGGATGATTTAGAAGAAGAGCTAAGAGATCTAAAACAAGAACATGAAGAGGTTAAGCTACGAGAAGGTAAGTATAAGCTCAGCATGAGAGAAAAGTTAGAGCTGCAGAAGCAAAAGGATCTTCTTGAACTTAGCAATGCAGCATTAACTCACAGTATCGAAGCGGTTAAGTCTCAATTAGATGACTTAATCGAAAAGCAGCAGTCTCAAGAAGTTTTTAAAGAACTGACACTAATGGACCGAAAATATCGTGAGCCGGTTCCAGCACAACCCGTTAATTCATTGAAAGAATTTACAGAAGAGTTGCAACATAGAATCGCTATATCTACGGATGTAGAGCTGTATTACGATTTAGACTTGCTCAGAAAGTTCATGGCTGGTTTAGCTCTCAGCCCTTTGCACGTTTTCCAAGGGATCTCAGGAACAGGTAAAACGAGTTTGGTAAACGCGTTTGCCGCTGCGGTAGGCGGTGAAGTGACGACGGTACCAGTCCAAGCTGGTTGGCGGGATAGAGACGATTTAATCGGTCACTACAATGCGTTTGAAAAACGCTACTATGAAAAAGAGTGTCTGCAAGGCCTATATAAAGCACATACTCCATCTTACGAAAATAGATTCAATATCATCCTTTTGGATGAGATGAACCTATCTCGTCCAGAACAATACTTCGCAGAGTTTTTGTCGGCAATGGAGCAAAATGAACAGAAACGTAAAGTGGTGTTAATGGACTCTTCTGTCGCAAATCCGCCGAAGCACTTTGTAGAAGAGAGAAAGCTATTACTTAAAACCAATACTTGGTTTATGGGGACAGCGAACCATGATGAAACGACATTCGAATTTGCGGATAAAACGCATGACCGAGCGTTCACATTAGATTTGGAGAAGCAAGTTAAGCCTGAAGGTTGGGTTGCCAAGTCTATCAAGAACACCGTCATAGATTTTGATTCAGTTGATGAGTTGTTTGTGAAGGCACAAAAGACCCATCGAAAACTGGTCTTAGACATGCTTAAAAAGCTCACTAAATCTGATTTTACAGCAATCCTTGAACGTCAGTTTGATATCGGTTGGGGTAATCGTTTGGAAGCTCAGGCACTGAAATTCGTATCCGTTTACAAAGAGTGTGGTGGTCATGAAGCCGATGCACTTGAGCACCTGCTGATTACGAGAGTGCTTCGTAAAGGCAAAGTACTTGGACGTTATGATATTTCAGTGGAGAAACTTAAAGACCTAAAAAGTGCTCTAGGTGTCTTGTTTAAGGCCTTTAATAGCCCTTGTACGAGAGCGATTAATATCATTGAGAGCGAAATTACTCGTAAAGAAGAAGGGGTTTATTAA
- a CDS encoding McrC family protein, with protein sequence MGANNSPLHKGNGVASGHPVVFEFGFLCSDKDAAIQYGFCHVSERSFEYLESLFFNEQSASQHDLEQRDSNVSQFLQLRTRFGYKVLQVKNYVGVIFTPHGQHIEVLPKIAKTAEDFELGVTESRSKLLMMLRHLGEFRHLATDSASVDTLKMPLLEVFIKQFLDSVNQLVKRGLRSDYVRREDNLAFQKGKLKVSKQLRHNVVNKHKFFVEYDEYLQDRPANRLIRAALKKVASYTRANVNQRLLRELDFAFDEVPASLNAKQDFARVKLDRSMSYYQAPLVWARLILEGFSPLSMKGMSSAQSLLFPMESVFESYVASVLNEQLIPEAKLHTQTTSEYLVQHQKRRQFQLRPDLLITYSEGISSKKIKLVLDTKWKLIDIQANNYGLAQSDFYQMLAYGQNYQDGAGDLVLIYPQHDGFQEPIEFSFEFTKDLRLWVVPFEIEQGGLSRLITRDYHPFHKLMKSGPLHL encoded by the coding sequence ATGGGCGCTAACAACAGTCCATTACACAAGGGCAACGGGGTAGCGAGCGGGCATCCTGTTGTCTTTGAGTTTGGTTTTCTTTGTAGTGACAAAGACGCTGCGATTCAGTACGGCTTTTGCCATGTCTCCGAACGTTCTTTTGAATACCTTGAGTCGCTTTTCTTCAATGAACAAAGTGCCAGCCAGCACGATCTAGAGCAGAGAGACAGTAACGTATCGCAGTTTCTGCAATTGAGAACCCGTTTTGGTTACAAGGTGCTGCAAGTAAAGAACTACGTTGGTGTCATTTTTACGCCACATGGCCAGCATATAGAGGTGTTGCCCAAAATAGCCAAAACGGCGGAAGACTTTGAATTGGGTGTTACTGAGTCACGAAGCAAACTGTTAATGATGCTCAGACATCTAGGCGAGTTTAGGCACCTAGCCACCGATTCCGCCAGCGTCGATACGCTTAAGATGCCGCTCCTTGAAGTATTTATTAAGCAGTTTTTGGATAGCGTAAATCAACTGGTCAAACGCGGCTTGCGAAGTGATTATGTGCGCCGTGAAGACAATTTAGCGTTTCAAAAGGGTAAGCTCAAAGTATCTAAGCAGCTTCGTCACAATGTGGTGAACAAACATAAGTTCTTTGTTGAGTATGACGAGTATCTTCAAGATCGACCGGCGAACCGTCTGATTAGGGCTGCGTTAAAAAAGGTTGCCTCGTACACCAGAGCCAATGTTAACCAGCGTTTATTGCGAGAACTCGACTTTGCTTTCGATGAGGTACCCGCAAGTCTTAACGCGAAACAAGATTTTGCGCGAGTGAAATTGGACCGAAGTATGAGCTATTACCAAGCACCTCTGGTGTGGGCTCGTTTGATTCTCGAAGGTTTTTCTCCGCTGAGTATGAAAGGCATGTCGAGCGCACAATCGTTGCTGTTTCCGATGGAATCAGTGTTCGAAAGCTACGTTGCCTCAGTGCTAAACGAGCAACTCATACCCGAAGCAAAACTGCATACCCAAACGACCAGTGAGTATTTGGTTCAACATCAAAAGCGGCGCCAGTTTCAGTTAAGACCTGATCTGCTTATTACTTACTCTGAAGGTATAAGTTCGAAAAAAATAAAACTGGTGCTGGACACGAAATGGAAGTTGATTGATATCCAAGCTAACAATTATGGCTTGGCTCAGTCTGACTTCTATCAAATGCTGGCCTACGGGCAGAATTATCAAGATGGAGCCGGTGATCTTGTGCTGATTTACCCACAACATGATGGGTTCCAAGAGCCGATAGAGTTCTCATTTGAGTTTACCAAAGACCTACGGTTGTGGGTTGTCCCGTTTGAAATAGAGCAGGGTGGGCTTAGTCGATTGATTACCAGAGACTATCACCCATTTCACAAGCTTATGAAGAGTGGACCCTTGCATTTGTGA